In one Petrotoga miotherma DSM 10691 genomic region, the following are encoded:
- a CDS encoding ROK family protein: MKDNKLGRKAEILELNEEYKILGIQIENEFIIYGIYNLKNELLDSKKKFLSYYDSITELCAQLEDELKKLKTNILSIVVGISGYVSKDGIINSSTLRINGSDITLLVKTLKKLFPNTVIAFENDANLLAIKERFYSGRKVKNVVCIYWGKGLGMGLIINEMLYVGKGQAGELGSILTNGKTLEKYIDSSEKNEVIKEWVRLLRNIYYVLQPDKIVLNCTHQEEMDEIIEEWDKTYPNFKEVKIHKSEENAIAEGAAILAIELYLKKVTVGLEEENAY, from the coding sequence ATGAAAGATAACAAATTAGGTAGAAAAGCTGAGATCTTAGAACTCAACGAAGAATATAAAATACTTGGAATTCAAATTGAAAATGAATTCATAATATATGGAATATACAATTTGAAAAACGAACTTTTAGATTCTAAAAAGAAGTTTTTATCTTATTATGATTCCATAACAGAACTCTGTGCTCAGTTAGAAGACGAACTAAAAAAGCTCAAAACGAATATCTTATCCATAGTGGTGGGAATCTCTGGGTATGTTTCAAAAGATGGAATTATTAATTCTTCTACTTTAAGAATAAATGGTTCCGATATTACCTTACTGGTGAAAACTTTGAAAAAATTGTTTCCGAATACAGTAATTGCCTTTGAAAATGATGCAAACCTTTTAGCGATAAAAGAGAGATTTTATTCAGGTAGAAAAGTGAAGAATGTAGTTTGTATTTATTGGGGAAAAGGGTTAGGAATGGGTTTAATAATTAATGAAATGCTTTATGTTGGTAAAGGTCAAGCAGGTGAGTTAGGTAGTATACTTACTAATGGCAAAACTTTGGAAAAGTACATAGATTCTTCTGAAAAAAATGAAGTTATAAAAGAATGGGTGCGACTTTTAAGAAATATTTATTACGTCCTACAACCAGACAAAATCGTGTTGAATTGTACTCATCAGGAAGAGATGGATGAAATAATAGAAGAATGGGACAAAACATATCCTAATTTCAAGGAGGTTAAAATTCACAAAAGTGAAGAAAATGCCATTGCCGAAGGAGCTGCTATTTTAGCCATAGAATTGTACTTAAAAAAAGTTACAGTAGGATTGGAAGAGGAAAATGCTTACTGA
- a CDS encoding metallophosphoesterase family protein produces MMIDIIAISDEEVYLINKDKKKFDLLICAGDLSPQYIDYVMDEFKPSFSLMVHGNHDKKYYKLYEEENNSFSKIYKGAYVLNHGIVSLKKFIGKDIIVAGFSGALAHGYRPFYFKERDINKFKREILFNTIFKGNKYRQIEIMVTHNPPYIKNTIKKYGQSHTPSRALGEFYLKTFPKIWIYGHIHPRYDFQELDFEIKFLNNISYLINAVPYKLIKYDEEKKEVIEICTYKKISPKIILI; encoded by the coding sequence ATGATGATAGATATAATCGCTATTTCTGACGAGGAAGTATACTTAATAAATAAAGACAAGAAAAAGTTTGACTTACTTATTTGTGCGGGTGATCTTTCTCCACAATACATTGATTACGTGATGGACGAATTCAAACCATCCTTTAGCTTGATGGTACACGGAAATCATGATAAAAAGTATTATAAATTATACGAAGAAGAAAATAACTCTTTCTCAAAGATATACAAAGGAGCTTATGTTTTAAATCATGGCATAGTTAGCTTAAAAAAATTCATAGGTAAAGATATAATAGTAGCAGGATTTTCCGGTGCTCTAGCTCATGGATATAGACCTTTTTATTTCAAAGAAAGAGATATTAATAAATTTAAAAGAGAGATACTTTTCAACACAATCTTTAAAGGCAATAAGTATAGGCAAATCGAAATAATGGTTACACATAATCCTCCTTACATAAAAAATACGATAAAAAAATACGGTCAATCTCATACCCCCTCAAGAGCCTTGGGGGAGTTTTATCTTAAGACATTTCCAAAAATTTGGATATATGGTCATATTCATCCGCGATATGATTTCCAAGAACTTGATTTCGAAATTAAATTCTTAAATAATATTTCTTATTTAATAAATGCGGTACCTTACAAATTAATAAAGTACGATGAAGAAAAAAAAGAAGTTATAGAAATTTGTACTTATAAAAAGATAAGTCCAAAGATCATTTTAATTTAG
- a CDS encoding BMP family ABC transporter substrate-binding protein — translation MYRTSRSLSRSEYEKANRLAKKDFLANISKGKEGYLPCLEDIIHNVEIIKEEKLGLIDIPIERIKGTYYHSRSLSFSANFYPLMKIDSEFASKWINLYEAHISEGIRDPVTAYEYMNWFYIVEGNKRVSVLKYSDAFSISGEVTRLIPKWDENNPEIRIYYEFLDFYKKTKINIIWFNKEGKFKELYDLIKDYEKKSEFIENKYDELVNSVYLLFRKLYREIAKDTISLTEEEAFLEYLKKFGLENIPVIEREMREQVNELLEELEERLGKPSEPLFKLPQIFAGKTLKVAFLYNTSIEESAWTYSHELGRRYVQKRLGSEIITKYFENISDLKTYERILDKLEEEKFDLIFSTSFDFLQNQKTKEFQNVRFMYFSGYRTTKNINTYFGRMYEPRFLSGMIAGAMTSNNKIGYVASYGIPEVIMGINAFALGAKAVNPKSEVFVGWTNTWRNIEYERDTAEYLINEIGVDVLTHHQDSPEVCKVGEEYGVYTIGYHINMKDYAPTTHLTSVVWNWGVYYENIIKDVLRGSNFSLFRLFSGSEKIENFWGGLKSGVVCLSPISEIVPSTTKNLVYTVKTDIMENRFHPFRGGIFDKEGNMKVSEGKDISDEELMKMDWFVDNVYYS, via the coding sequence ATGTATAGAACCTCAAGAAGTCTCAGCAGAAGCGAGTATGAAAAAGCTAATAGATTAGCAAAGAAAGACTTTTTGGCTAATATTTCAAAAGGGAAAGAAGGATATCTGCCATGTTTAGAAGACATCATCCACAATGTTGAAATAATTAAGGAAGAAAAGCTTGGTCTTATAGATATCCCTATAGAAAGGATCAAAGGAACATATTACCATTCTCGCTCACTATCTTTTTCAGCAAATTTTTATCCCTTAATGAAAATTGATTCAGAATTTGCAAGTAAATGGATTAATTTGTATGAAGCTCATATATCTGAAGGAATAAGGGATCCTGTAACAGCCTACGAGTATATGAATTGGTTTTATATTGTTGAAGGAAACAAAAGGGTAAGCGTTTTGAAATATTCAGACGCTTTTTCAATCAGTGGTGAAGTTACTAGGCTGATCCCAAAATGGGATGAAAACAATCCTGAAATAAGAATCTACTATGAATTTCTAGATTTTTATAAAAAGACAAAAATTAATATAATCTGGTTCAACAAAGAAGGCAAATTCAAAGAACTGTACGATTTAATCAAAGATTATGAGAAAAAAAGTGAATTCATTGAGAATAAATATGATGAATTGGTTAATTCAGTATATCTTCTATTTAGAAAACTGTATAGGGAAATTGCTAAGGACACGATTTCGCTTACTGAAGAAGAGGCCTTTTTAGAATATCTAAAAAAATTTGGTTTGGAGAACATTCCTGTTATTGAAAGAGAAATGAGGGAGCAGGTTAATGAGTTATTAGAAGAATTAGAGGAACGTCTAGGTAAACCATCAGAACCTTTATTCAAATTACCTCAGATTTTCGCAGGGAAGACATTAAAAGTAGCTTTCCTTTATAATACTTCAATAGAGGAGTCTGCATGGACATATTCTCATGAATTGGGAAGAAGGTACGTTCAAAAACGTTTAGGAAGTGAAATAATAACAAAGTATTTTGAAAATATTTCTGATTTAAAAACGTATGAAAGAATATTAGATAAACTTGAAGAAGAAAAGTTCGATCTAATATTTTCTACAAGTTTTGACTTCTTACAAAATCAGAAAACAAAGGAATTTCAGAATGTTCGATTCATGTATTTTTCGGGATATCGTACTACAAAGAATATTAATACATATTTTGGTCGTATGTACGAACCAAGATTCCTCTCTGGAATGATAGCAGGGGCTATGACATCCAACAATAAAATAGGTTACGTTGCTTCCTACGGTATACCTGAAGTTATAATGGGAATAAATGCCTTTGCTTTAGGGGCAAAGGCCGTCAATCCAAAATCAGAAGTATTTGTTGGATGGACGAATACTTGGCGCAATATAGAATATGAAAGAGACACGGCAGAGTATTTGATAAATGAAATTGGAGTGGATGTTTTAACCCATCATCAAGATTCTCCAGAAGTTTGCAAAGTTGGAGAAGAATATGGTGTATATACTATTGGTTACCATATTAATATGAAAGATTATGCTCCAACCACCCATTTAACCTCCGTGGTATGGAATTGGGGAGTTTATTATGAAAACATCATTAAAGATGTATTAAGGGGATCAAATTTCTCTTTATTTAGGTTGTTTTCCGGTTCAGAAAAGATTGAGAACTTTTGGGGTGGGCTTAAGAGCGGGGTCGTTTGTTTGTCCCCTATAAGTGAAATAGTTCCTTCTACTACAAAAAACCTTGTTTACACTGTGAAAACGGATATTATGGAAAATAGGTTTCACCCTTTCAGGGGCGGCATTTTTGATAAGGAAGGTAATATGAAAGTCTCGGAAGGCAAAGATATCTCAGACGAAGAACTAATGAAAATGGATTGGTTTGTGGACAACGTTTATTATTCTTAA
- a CDS encoding HAD family hydrolase yields MVRAIIFDMDGVIIDSEPLNYSANKRIFEELGIPINKSLYSNYIGVSNQEMWQDLKNEYDLQQSVEELVEKQNLENLELLKECAKEPIEGVIELLQTLKENNYKIALASSSPMRLIKEVLCTFDIEKYFEVVVSSEYVARGKPKPDIFIYTAGLLKVKPGECVVIEDSKNGVKAAKAAGMKCIGFKNPNSLNQDLSKADLVVENMKEITLELIEKLEKVEA; encoded by the coding sequence ATGGTAAGAGCTATTATTTTTGATATGGATGGGGTCATCATTGACAGTGAACCCCTTAATTATAGTGCAAATAAAAGAATTTTTGAAGAACTGGGAATTCCTATTAATAAAAGTTTATATAGTAATTATATAGGCGTAAGCAACCAAGAAATGTGGCAAGATTTAAAAAATGAATACGATCTACAGCAAAGTGTTGAAGAATTGGTCGAAAAACAAAACTTAGAGAATTTGGAATTATTAAAAGAATGTGCTAAAGAACCTATAGAAGGTGTAATAGAGCTATTACAGACACTGAAAGAAAACAATTATAAAATAGCTTTGGCCTCTTCCTCGCCGATGAGATTGATCAAAGAAGTTCTTTGCACGTTTGACATTGAGAAGTATTTTGAAGTTGTGGTGAGTTCAGAATACGTTGCTCGTGGCAAACCGAAACCTGATATTTTTATATACACGGCTGGATTGTTAAAGGTTAAACCAGGCGAATGTGTAGTTATAGAAGACTCAAAGAATGGTGTTAAAGCGGCAAAAGCTGCTGGAATGAAATGTATAGGCTTTAAAAACCCCAACTCACTCAATCAGGATCTATCGAAAGCAGATTTAGTGGTGGAAAATATGAAAGAAATAACTTTAGAATTGATAGAAAAGTTAGAAAAAGTGGAAGCTTAA
- the ftsH gene encoding ATP-dependent zinc metalloprotease FtsH, with translation MSENKNDKENKNTKEEKKKVRFSNIIWVYIIFAVIFIGALISLNWENNPMISYSEMLSLINNGQVESIKINQNGNVEILGKDGATYESFSPALVNDKQYVNSLIQKGIKIEYVESVGSKWWFGLLINTIPIVIMVLFFFWLYRSASSGARSSMNFGKSGAKKYEPIGEKVTFKDVAGIDEVLDEVEDIVNFLKSPQEFQELGARMPKGTLLVGPPGTGKTLTARAIAGEADVPFYYASGSDFVELFVGVGASRVRDLFKTAKENAPAIIFIDELDAVGRQRGAGLGGGNDEREQTLNALLVELDGFDTSTGVVVMAASNRPDVLDKALLRPGRFDKKIMVGPPDVKGREEILKIHTRKKKIAQDVDLKFLAKRTPGFVGADLENLVNEAALIASRKKKNQVEMSDFEEAIDRVLTGPSKKYRIISDKEKKILSYHELGHAILGYLLPNTDPVYKITIIPRGAGSLGSTLQIPEKDKYLIKKSEILDRIVVALGGRASEKLVFNFATTGAKDDLRKATDYAKSMIYRLGMSKKMGPVYWEGEEEEIFLGSELTKQKNYSEETAKELDVEVKKIINSMYDKAVDLLKQNKERLDLLASYIFKKETIYGEEFKKLMSKDLEELKEYTGGEKEINEFLKIDVVKHVSYQPV, from the coding sequence ATGTCTGAAAATAAAAACGATAAAGAAAACAAAAACACCAAAGAAGAAAAAAAGAAAGTAAGGTTTTCTAACATAATTTGGGTTTATATAATATTTGCAGTAATTTTTATTGGGGCTCTCATTTCTTTGAATTGGGAAAATAACCCGATGATTTCCTATTCCGAAATGTTGAGTTTGATCAATAACGGCCAAGTGGAATCCATAAAAATAAATCAAAATGGAAACGTAGAAATACTTGGCAAAGATGGTGCTACATATGAATCTTTTTCGCCAGCTTTGGTAAACGATAAACAGTATGTGAATAGTTTAATTCAAAAAGGTATAAAGATAGAGTATGTCGAAAGTGTTGGATCAAAGTGGTGGTTTGGTTTATTGATAAACACAATCCCAATAGTAATAATGGTGCTGTTCTTTTTTTGGTTGTATCGGTCAGCCTCCTCAGGCGCTAGAAGTAGCATGAACTTTGGAAAGAGTGGGGCAAAAAAGTATGAACCCATCGGGGAAAAAGTTACCTTTAAAGATGTGGCAGGGATCGATGAAGTTTTGGACGAAGTAGAGGATATTGTAAATTTTTTGAAAAGTCCTCAAGAATTTCAAGAATTGGGTGCAAGAATGCCTAAAGGAACATTGTTGGTAGGTCCTCCGGGAACAGGTAAAACTTTAACGGCAAGGGCGATAGCCGGAGAAGCAGATGTACCTTTTTATTATGCAAGTGGTTCAGATTTTGTGGAACTTTTTGTAGGAGTTGGTGCATCCCGAGTTAGAGATCTTTTTAAAACAGCTAAAGAAAATGCTCCTGCGATAATATTTATTGATGAATTAGACGCAGTAGGTAGACAAAGAGGAGCTGGTCTCGGTGGTGGTAACGATGAGAGAGAACAAACTCTCAACGCCTTGTTAGTGGAACTCGATGGTTTTGACACTTCGACAGGAGTTGTTGTAATGGCTGCTAGCAATAGACCCGATGTTCTTGATAAAGCATTACTTAGACCTGGTAGGTTTGATAAAAAAATAATGGTGGGTCCTCCAGATGTAAAAGGAAGAGAAGAAATTTTAAAGATACATACACGTAAAAAGAAAATAGCCCAAGATGTTGATTTAAAATTTTTGGCTAAAAGGACCCCGGGCTTTGTAGGAGCAGATTTAGAAAACCTTGTTAACGAAGCAGCTCTAATAGCCTCGAGGAAGAAAAAAAACCAAGTCGAAATGAGTGATTTTGAAGAAGCTATTGATAGAGTATTAACTGGCCCATCCAAAAAGTATAGGATAATATCCGATAAGGAAAAGAAGATTCTATCGTATCATGAACTGGGACATGCTATTTTAGGGTATTTATTACCTAATACCGACCCTGTTTATAAGATTACTATAATTCCAAGGGGTGCGGGTTCATTAGGTTCTACTTTACAAATTCCTGAGAAAGACAAATATCTAATTAAAAAATCTGAAATACTTGATAGAATCGTTGTAGCCCTTGGAGGAAGAGCAAGCGAGAAATTAGTATTTAATTTTGCTACTACCGGCGCTAAAGATGATCTAAGAAAAGCTACGGACTATGCAAAATCCATGATTTATAGGTTAGGAATGTCAAAAAAAATGGGGCCGGTGTATTGGGAAGGAGAAGAGGAAGAAATATTTCTGGGAAGTGAATTGACAAAACAAAAGAATTACTCGGAAGAAACCGCTAAAGAACTTGACGTTGAGGTCAAGAAAATAATTAACTCTATGTATGATAAAGCTGTTGATTTGCTTAAGCAAAATAAGGAGAGACTTGATCTTCTGGCTTCTTATATTTTTAAAAAAGAAACGATTTACGGAGAAGAATTCAAGAAGCTTATGAGCAAAGACCTTGAAGAGTTAAAAGAATATACTGGGGGCGAAAAAGAGATAAATGAATTTCTTAAAATAGATGTTGTGAAACACGTTAGCTATCAACCTGTGTGA